From one Rosa rugosa chromosome 4, drRosRugo1.1, whole genome shotgun sequence genomic stretch:
- the LOC133744138 gene encoding uncharacterized protein LOC133744138, whose translation MSVTTDEDVGGVATGEAPLVYGNNDKEETTGAKKRCRAAQQNKESKRAAGIGCSDVGSTFALDHTSQFTTTEIFKSRQYLIEWASRVGRSNGFSIVTLSSDVGKSNRRATITLGCERSGKYDRRTPKEGKKKNCGKKCGCPFKLKGRKLETNDDWELKVVEGIHNHAAWYSKADISVSSRLPSEDKSRGKDVFKDDISESGSEMQSLMIKLSKYNYIEQHRSCPQTKTILDFFLTHLSSFKLLRAFARVLEVECISKQEGIHDGAILMIFGRTSTDIPFFVGIVFLSSNKKESYVWALRTLQGLMVTSGNTMPDMIVLITTEVALMEAVEVVFSRTKLLLCAWAFPSFVGFAYEEVFDSKEELDYFLKRLDVLISSPTAANFELQLLQLHDDFSRYPAVLEYVTHTWLNPHKEKLVAAWTNAFMHFGVANSFREDTKLQEILGNLIENLTVPVKNQILKLEESFEEIHAGLELQETKINASLESCLTVNADEFRLPEFKELCGAISLTALDLVLQQMMLVNIVDGDLCHCAIRNTHGLPCAHELAKYKKGDRLIPLDCIDPYWMKLDTKPLGKNAVWCGREYEAA comes from the exons GCTGCAGGGATTGGCTGCAGTGATGTAGGCTCTACATTTGCACTGGATCACACTAGTCAGTTCACCACGACTGAG ATATTCAAGAGCAGACAATATTTAATAGAATGGGCTTCGCGTGTTGGGAGGTCGAATGGTTTCAGTATTGTGACATTAAGTTCTGACGTTGGTAAAAGCAATAGAAGAGCAACAATTACATTGGGTTGTGAAAGGAGTGGAAAATATGATAGACGAACTCCCAAGgaagggaagaagaaaaattgtggAAAGAAGTGTGGTTGTCCATTCAAGCTAAAGGGCAGAAAGCTAGAAACTAATGATGATTGGGAGTTGAAGGTTGTTGAAGGAATCCATAACCATGCAGCCTGGTACTCAAAGGCAGATATTTCAGTTTCTAGTAGATTACCTTCAGAGGACAAATCAAGGGGGAAGGATGTGTTTAAGGACGATATAAGTGAGAGTGGGTCTGAAATGCAATCATTGATGATTAAGTTGTCCAAGTACAACTACATTGAACAACATAGGAGCTGCCCACAGACCAAAACTATCTTAGATTTTTTCTTGACACACCTCTCTAGCTTTAAATTATTGCGTGCATTTGCACGTGTTTTGGAGGTGGAATGCATATCAAAGCAGGAGGGAATTCATGATGGGGCAattttaatgatttttggaCGCACATCAACTGATATACCATTTTTTGTGGGTATTGTATTCCTTTcttctaataaaaaagaaagttaTGTATGGGCTTTACGAACATTGCAGGGTTTGATGGTTACTAGTGGTAATACTATGCCTGATATGATTGTGTTAATAACTACGGAGGTGGCTTTGATGGAAGCCGTTGAGGTTGTTTTTAGTAGGACAAAGCTTTTGTTGTGTGCGTGGGCCTTTCCTAGCTTTGTGGGATTTGCTTATGAGGAGGTATTTGACTCGAAGGAGGAGTTAGATTATTTTCTGAAGAGGTTGGATGTATTGATATCATCTCCCACTGCAGCTAATTTTGAGTTGCAGTTACTGCAACTACATGATGACTTTAGCAGATATCCTGCAGTACTTGAGTACGTAACCCACACTTGGTTGAACCCGCATAAGGAAAAGCTTGTTGCAGCATGGACAAATGCTTTTATGCATTTTGGGGTCGCAAATTCGTTCAG GGAGGATACAAAACTTCAAGAAATATTAGGAAATCTGATTGAGAATTTAACTGTGCCTGTAAAGAATCAAATTCTTAAGTTGGAGGAATCATTTGAAGAGATACATGCTGGGCTTGAATTGCAGGAGACCAAAATCAATGCTTCACTGGAAAGCTGTTTAACAGTGAATGCAGATGAGTTTAGGCTTCCAGAATTCAAAGAGCTTTGTGGGGCTATTTCTCTTACCGCATTGGATCTGGTCCTGCAGCAGATGATGTTGGTCAATATAGTTGATGGTGATCTCTGCCATTGTGCCATACGCAATACCCATGGGTTACCATGTGCTCATGAGCTTGCAAAATACAAGAAAGGTGATAGACTTATTCCATTGGACTGTATCGATCCTTATTGGATGAAGCTTGACACGAAACCTTTAGGAAAGAATGCAGTGTGGTGTGGAAGAGAGTATGAAGCTGCTTAA